One Candidatus Sulfurimonas baltica DNA segment encodes these proteins:
- a CDS encoding flagellin translates to MGFRINTNIGAMNAHRNASMNNVGLDKSLNALSSGLRINKAADDASGLAIANKLSAQSQGLGQAIRNSNDGIALLQTADGAINEMTNIAQRIRVLAVQASNDTQDATSRGFIQAEVNELIVESDQIRTSTTFNDKALLTGTGALNIQIGHKAADAKDVAIADATVVGAQLVGTAAQAQATITAMDARITALDTIRSNVGADQNSLESVVRNISVTQVNVAAAESNLRDVDFAAESANFAKHNILAQSGSYAMSQANAVQQNVLRLLQ, encoded by the coding sequence ATGGGATTTAGAATAAACACAAACATAGGTGCTATGAACGCACACAGAAACGCTTCGATGAATAATGTTGGACTTGATAAAAGTCTTAATGCGCTTAGTTCAGGTTTAAGAATCAACAAAGCTGCTGATGATGCTTCAGGTCTTGCTATCGCAAATAAACTTTCGGCACAGTCTCAAGGTCTTGGTCAAGCTATCAGAAATTCAAATGATGGTATTGCTTTGCTTCAAACTGCAGATGGTGCTATCAATGAGATGACAAATATTGCTCAGAGAATTCGTGTTCTTGCTGTTCAAGCATCAAATGATACTCAAGATGCTACTTCTCGTGGATTTATCCAAGCGGAAGTTAATGAGCTTATTGTTGAGTCTGATCAAATTCGTACTAGTACTACTTTTAATGATAAAGCGCTACTAACTGGTACGGGAGCTCTTAATATACAGATTGGTCATAAAGCTGCTGATGCAAAAGATGTTGCAATAGCGGATGCAACAGTAGTAGGTGCTCAACTTGTTGGAACGGCTGCTCAAGCGCAAGCTACTATCACTGCAATGGACGCTCGTATCACTGCACTTGATACAATTAGATCAAATGTTGGTGCGGATCAAAACTCACTTGAGTCAGTTGTTAGAAATATTTCTGTTACTCAAGTAAATGTAGCTGCTGCTGAATCTAACTTAAGAGATGTTGACTTTGCTGCAGAGAGTGCAAACTTTGCAAAACACAATATTTTAGCTCAATCTGGTTCATACGCTATGAGTCAAGCTAATGCTGTTCAACAAAACGTGTTGAGATTGTTACAATAG
- a CDS encoding flagellin, with protein sequence MGFRINTNIGAMNAHRNASMNNVGLDKSLNALSSGLRINKAADDASGLAIANKLSAQSQGLGQAIRNSNDGIALLQTADGAINEMTNIAQRIRVLAVQSSNDTQDATSRGFIQAEVNELIVESNQIRTSTTFNDKPLLDGSQVAGGLNIQIGHKAADAKNVAIADTVVLAAQNVSTTVGAQGVITAMDARITALDTIRSNVGADQNSLESVVRNISVTQVNVAAAESNLRDVDFAAESANFAKHNILAQSGSYAMSQANAVQQNVLRLLQ encoded by the coding sequence ATGGGATTTAGAATAAACACAAACATAGGTGCTATGAACGCACACAGAAACGCTTCGATGAATAATGTTGGACTTGATAAAAGTCTTAATGCGCTTAGTTCAGGTTTAAGAATCAACAAAGCTGCTGATGATGCTTCAGGTCTTGCTATCGCAAATAAACTTTCGGCACAGTCTCAAGGTCTTGGTCAAGCTATCAGAAATTCAAATGATGGTATTGCTTTGCTTCAAACTGCAGATGGTGCTATCAATGAGATGACAAATATTGCTCAGAGAATTCGTGTTCTTGCTGTTCAATCATCAAATGATACTCAGGATGCTACTTCTCGTGGATTTATTCAAGCGGAAGTTAATGAGCTTATTGTTGAGTCTAACCAGATTCGTACCAGTACTACTTTTAATGATAAGCCACTTCTGGACGGTAGTCAGGTAGCAGGCGGTCTTAATATACAAATCGGTCATAAGGCTGCTGATGCTAAAAATGTTGCAATTGCTGATACAGTAGTTCTTGCTGCTCAAAATGTTTCAACAACTGTTGGTGCACAAGGTGTTATTACTGCGATGGACGCTCGTATCACTGCACTTGATACAATTAGATCAAATGTTGGTGCGGATCAAAACTCACTTGAGTCAGTTGTTAGAAATATTTCTGTTACTCAAGTAAATGTAGCTGCTGCTGAATCTAACTTAAGAGATGTTGACTTTGCTGCAGAGAGTGCAAACTTTGCAAAACACAATATTTTAGCTCAATCTGGTTCATACGCTATGAGTCAAGCTAATGCTGTTCAACAAAACGTGTTGAGATTGTTACAATAG